GCCGCGTTCGATGGTAGGACATCCGAGATCGCAAAAGAGATCTATCTCGACCTCGCCGTTCGCTCGCTTGATCTCGCGGCCAAAAACGGAATCGGCGGAGCAAGAGCGGACAAGCTTCGCGAGATGATTTTGTTAGCGAAATCAGATCTCAAATGCTAGAATCGAAAGCGAAAGAGACGATGACGACACCGGCCGAAAACGAGTTCCACTCCGAACGGGAGATCTTTGAGGCGCATATCCGGAAATCCGGATTGCGGCGGACCTCGCAGCGCGATTTGATTCTCGACATATTTCTCCGTACCGACGATCATCTGACGATGGAGGATCTGTACTGGCTCGTCCAGAAGGAAGATCCAAGCGTCGGCCAGACAACGGTTTACAGAACGTTGAAACTTCTCGCCGAGGCAGGGCTCGCGCGCGAGGTCAGGTTCGGTGACGGCAAGACCTACTATGAACACCACTACAACCACGAGCATCACGATCATCTGATCTGTACCGAGTGCGGAGAGGTGATCGAGTTCTTCTCGCCGGAGATCGAGGAACTTCAGGACAAGACAGCGGCCGAGTTTGGATTTCGGCTGACCAATCATTCGTTGCGGATGTGGGGCGTTTGCAGCGAATGCCAGAGTTTGTCCGTCGAGCCGTTCCTGACTCAGACCGGGGCCCAGCCGCGCGTGAAAGTTCGGTCCGGGATCGGAAATCAATCATAAGCAGTAAAACAAAATGGAAGCAGAACTGAAATTTGTTCGCGAGAAACGAAACGGCATTGCGGTCGTCGGAAGCACTCTTTTCGATGCCGCGGGACGGCTTGGGATTTTCATTGAATCGGAATGCGGTCGCGCCGGAAAATGCGACACCTGCGCGGTCCGAATCGTCAGCGGCGGCGGACATCTGTCGGAATTGAACCCGGCTGAGACGGAACAACTGACCGCCGCCAGGCGTAAGTCAGGTGAACGCTTGTCGTGTCAGGCGACGATCATCAAACAAGGAGAAATTTCGATTATGACCCAGGAAAAGAAAAAAGACGAAAAAGCACCCGAG
The DNA window shown above is from Acidobacteriota bacterium and carries:
- a CDS encoding transcriptional repressor gives rise to the protein MTTPAENEFHSEREIFEAHIRKSGLRRTSQRDLILDIFLRTDDHLTMEDLYWLVQKEDPSVGQTTVYRTLKLLAEAGLAREVRFGDGKTYYEHHYNHEHHDHLICTECGEVIEFFSPEIEELQDKTAAEFGFRLTNHSLRMWGVCSECQSLSVEPFLTQTGAQPRVKVRSGIGNQS
- a CDS encoding (2Fe-2S)-binding protein, with translation MEAELKFVREKRNGIAVVGSTLFDAAGRLGIFIESECGRAGKCDTCAVRIVSGGGHLSELNPAETEQLTAARRKSGERLSCQATIIKQGEISIMTQEKKKDEKAPEEQRAEEYKKEFAALPLEKKIERLMELEAIAFGETVSYVLNAPYTFGGKLVDFLAQYGFKMEADEKKAKQPAAETTESGNAGPEIKKPKPKRAPGKQGAQ